From the genome of Sulfurovum sp. NBC37-1, one region includes:
- a CDS encoding DUF2207 domain-containing protein, translated as MLKKTFLTLLLLCATQLWAERISAYTVNITVEQSGELAIKESIDYDFENASKHGIFRDIPFTIKYSGVIKDLGLHAFSVQMDEKPVIWQKSVMDSAKAGKVIRLKIGNSGAFVTGNHLYTISYRVKKGILPAAQNEYDDAIRWNIIGTGWAVPIRNVTANIYLPPSLNRQMVAVSTYTGEYGETASGATSRWMNPQHLQVKVPSLQPYEGATVELAYPADTLGQNGRDNVKASFAEWFLAHWHWGALVGYLFYFYRALKLHTGFEDRRSIAVRYGPPEGLSLLQSGLILDKFADDKDFAAAILELAQLGYLEIYHESKKVDPLLKRLDKDTKELTGDQRYLLEKILFNGTDSFVLSKQSEAKAKKLRKGFDAINEKLYLWSVMQGYMGENPQKTRNSFLIKSILWLLPAFALLVYTFYRTYGIDVIFLLLFPIVFIGAGLGIAFSNKGWSYKLYGLIFAVAGSGPLLSLLQSDMSLSGLLTGPLGVFIVLLLALFYTYKKIGKYTQKGAYAHKQLLGFKEFVARVKKDELKRRLALDPLYLEKTLPYAVLFDETKHWLSFFPLMGVASPDWYHGDLDDLDNFASNVATTSTPPSSSGMSGGGGFSGGGGFSGGGGGGGGGGSW; from the coding sequence ATGCTGAAAAAAACCTTTCTCACTCTGCTTCTTCTGTGTGCGACACAGCTTTGGGCAGAGCGCATCAGCGCCTATACCGTCAACATCACTGTTGAACAGAGCGGTGAACTCGCCATCAAAGAATCCATTGACTATGACTTTGAAAATGCGTCAAAACACGGTATTTTCCGTGATATTCCCTTTACCATAAAGTACAGCGGCGTCATCAAAGATCTTGGTCTGCACGCATTTTCTGTGCAGATGGACGAAAAGCCAGTGATCTGGCAGAAGTCTGTCATGGACTCGGCAAAGGCCGGAAAGGTCATACGTCTCAAGATCGGAAATTCCGGTGCTTTTGTTACGGGCAATCACCTTTACACCATCTCCTACCGTGTCAAGAAAGGTATCCTGCCAGCCGCACAGAATGAATACGACGATGCCATACGCTGGAACATCATCGGGACAGGCTGGGCCGTTCCCATCCGGAATGTGACGGCCAACATTTACCTCCCTCCTTCGCTGAACCGGCAAATGGTTGCAGTCTCGACCTATACCGGAGAGTATGGAGAGACCGCATCGGGTGCAACGAGCAGATGGATGAATCCGCAGCATCTTCAGGTAAAGGTACCCTCTTTGCAGCCTTACGAGGGTGCCACGGTCGAACTTGCCTATCCTGCCGATACACTGGGTCAGAACGGCCGGGACAATGTCAAGGCCTCTTTTGCTGAATGGTTTCTTGCCCACTGGCACTGGGGTGCGCTTGTTGGCTATCTGTTCTATTTTTACCGGGCGCTCAAGCTGCATACCGGATTTGAGGATCGCCGCTCCATTGCTGTACGCTACGGACCGCCAGAAGGTCTCAGTCTTTTGCAGTCAGGGCTTATTCTCGATAAATTTGCCGATGACAAAGATTTTGCCGCAGCGATCTTGGAACTGGCGCAGCTCGGTTATCTTGAAATATATCATGAATCAAAGAAGGTCGACCCTCTGCTCAAACGCTTGGACAAAGATACCAAAGAGCTTACTGGGGACCAAAGATACCTGCTTGAGAAGATACTCTTCAACGGTACGGACAGCTTTGTTCTCTCAAAACAATCGGAAGCGAAAGCGAAAAAACTGCGCAAAGGCTTTGATGCCATCAATGAAAAACTCTACCTATGGTCTGTCATGCAGGGATATATGGGAGAGAATCCCCAAAAAACGAGAAACAGCTTTCTTATCAAGAGCATTCTATGGCTGCTTCCCGCTTTTGCACTTCTGGTCTATACCTTTTATCGAACCTATGGCATAGACGTGATCTTCCTACTGCTCTTTCCCATTGTTTTCATCGGTGCTGGGCTTGGTATAGCGTTCTCGAATAAAGGCTGGTCCTATAAGCTTTACGGACTCATTTTTGCAGTGGCGGGTTCAGGGCCTCTGCTCAGTCTGCTTCAATCGGATATGTCGCTGAGCGGACTGCTGACCGGTCCGCTCGGCGTGTTCATCGTCTTACTTCTTGCACTCTTCTATACCTATAAAAAAATAGGGAAATACACCCAGAAGGGTGCCTATGCCCACAAGCAGCTTCTCGGCTTCAAGGAGTTCGTAGCGCGCGTCAAAAAAGATGAGCTCAAAAGACGACTGGCACTCGACCCTCTCTATCTTGAAAAAACCCTGCCCTATGCTGTTCTCTTTGATGAGACAAAACACTGGCTCTCTTTTTTCCCTCTGATGGGGGTTGCTTCACCCGACTGGTATCACGGAGATCTCGATGATCTAGATAATTTCGCTTCCAATGTTGCGACAACATCCACACCGCCTTCAAGCAGCGGTATGAGCGGCGGTGGCGGTTTTTCAGGGGGAGGAGGGTTCTCCGGAGGCGGTGGCGGTGGCGGTGGCGGCGGAAGTTGGTAA
- a CDS encoding LemA family protein: protein MSFGNIILLIIVGIGVYLISIYNKFVSLRAGIDAAWSDIDVQLKRRYDLIPALVDTVKGYKEYEADTLEKVIKARQVGLTATSVDEKAAAANMLSGALGKLFALAEAYPDLKANENFLHLQGELSRLEETIQNARRYYNAIVRDYNAKLESFPDLFVAQKFNFKPREYFQLDESEAEAVKKMPKIDL from the coding sequence ATGAGTTTTGGAAATATAATACTGCTTATTATCGTGGGTATCGGCGTATATCTGATCTCGATCTATAACAAGTTCGTTTCACTGAGAGCCGGCATTGATGCCGCTTGGTCTGACATCGATGTACAGCTTAAACGGCGCTACGATCTCATACCGGCACTGGTCGATACGGTTAAAGGATACAAAGAATACGAGGCCGATACACTTGAAAAGGTCATTAAGGCGCGTCAGGTTGGCCTTACCGCAACTTCTGTAGATGAAAAAGCCGCCGCGGCCAATATGCTTTCAGGTGCGTTGGGCAAACTCTTCGCTTTGGCGGAAGCCTACCCAGATCTTAAAGCCAATGAAAATTTTCTGCATCTTCAGGGTGAACTGAGCCGTCTGGAAGAGACCATTCAGAATGCAAGACGCTACTACAATGCCATTGTCAGAGACTACAATGCAAAACTTGAGTCCTTCCCCGACCTTTTTGTTGCACAGAAATTCAACTTCAAACCGCGTGAATACTTCCAGCTGGACGAGAGCGAAGCCGAAGCGGTCAAAAAAATGCCGAAGATCGACCTTTAA
- a CDS encoding 5'-nucleotidase, which translates to MAYDLQDKLVIAISSRALFDLEEENAIFDRDGLESYYKHQLEHLDNPLAKGSAFRFVQNLLAINKKFDNKLIEVIILSRNNAATGLRIGRSIEHYALDIERTGWTAGTPVARYLNAFKVDLFLSVYAPDVEEAVNSGVAAATILPHTPITSEESDMVKIAFDGDAVIFGDESERVYQKEGLEAFIEHERRNAKNPLSKGPFFKFLKTISEIQDKFPMESSPIRTALITARNFSTHERVLGTLEGWGVRVDEAFFQGGVQKYEVVKAFGADIFFDDQDAHLEYTAKETPSAKVPYQH; encoded by the coding sequence ATGGCCTATGACCTTCAGGACAAACTCGTTATCGCTATCTCATCCCGTGCATTGTTCGACCTGGAAGAGGAGAATGCCATTTTTGACAGAGATGGGCTGGAGAGCTACTACAAACACCAGCTTGAACACCTTGACAACCCTCTTGCAAAAGGTTCGGCTTTCAGGTTCGTCCAGAACCTGCTTGCGATAAATAAGAAGTTCGATAACAAACTCATTGAAGTGATCATCCTCTCACGGAACAATGCGGCTACGGGTCTTCGCATAGGACGCTCCATCGAGCACTATGCCCTCGATATCGAACGTACAGGCTGGACGGCCGGTACACCTGTCGCACGCTATCTCAATGCTTTCAAAGTTGATCTTTTTCTCTCGGTTTATGCACCGGATGTGGAAGAAGCGGTCAATTCGGGAGTGGCTGCAGCCACCATACTTCCTCATACGCCCATTACTTCCGAAGAGAGTGATATGGTCAAAATAGCCTTCGATGGTGACGCAGTGATCTTCGGAGATGAGAGCGAACGTGTCTATCAGAAAGAGGGGTTGGAAGCTTTCATCGAGCATGAACGCCGTAATGCCAAAAACCCGCTCAGCAAGGGGCCTTTCTTTAAGTTCCTCAAAACGATCTCGGAGATACAGGATAAATTCCCTATGGAGTCCTCTCCCATTCGTACGGCATTGATCACGGCGCGGAACTTCTCCACACATGAGAGAGTGCTTGGGACACTGGAGGGATGGGGTGTCCGTGTTGACGAAGCCTTTTTTCAGGGTGGCGTACAGAAATATGAGGTGGTAAAAGCCTTTGGAGCAGATATTTTCTTTGATGACCAGGATGCACATCTGGAATATACGGCCAAAGAGACACCCTCTGCAAAAGTGCCGTACCAGCATTGA
- a CDS encoding transglycosylase SLT domain-containing protein produces the protein MTLFITTTSSNAYAKLAKTAGLKPATMKQIVKKVVKVESTTGSYHAHNRKSGAYGRYQIMPKTARAYAKKLHIPYSKWKQPRNQDRIFEAIMADNIRSLKRNGLKVNAFSIYGTHQQGAGGFHAIMKSKKLSKNLERNLRNNLPKRLSRVHRSKLRLVWMRYWKKKFA, from the coding sequence GTGACACTATTTATCACTACGACATCTTCCAATGCCTATGCCAAACTGGCCAAGACGGCAGGCTTGAAGCCGGCCACTATGAAACAGATCGTTAAAAAAGTGGTAAAAGTGGAAAGCACTACGGGAAGCTATCATGCGCACAACCGTAAGAGCGGTGCTTATGGACGTTACCAGATCATGCCTAAAACGGCCAGAGCCTATGCTAAGAAACTACATATCCCCTACAGCAAATGGAAACAGCCCAGAAACCAGGACAGGATATTCGAAGCGATCATGGCAGACAATATCCGCAGTTTGAAGCGTAACGGTCTCAAAGTGAATGCTTTTTCCATTTACGGTACACATCAGCAGGGTGCCGGCGGTTTTCATGCCATCATGAAAAGCAAAAAACTCAGCAAAAATCTTGAAAGAAACCTTCGAAACAATCTTCCCAAAAGATTGAGCAGAGTGCACAGAAGCAAACTCAGACTTGTGTGGATGAGATATTGGAAGAAAAAATTCGCATAA
- the tgt gene encoding tRNA guanosine(34) transglycosylase Tgt: MHFQIDKTDSKARACTIKTAHSTIQTPVFMPVGTVGAVKALDATDLATFIKPEIILGNTYHLYIRPGDEVIKTMGKLHGFTKYPKSFLTDSGGFQAFSLSDNVKIDEGGITFRSHLDGSKHYFTPKKVIDIQNNLGSDIMMILDDLVALPATQERIKASIERTTRWAEESITYHRANQKKGIGVDQNIFAIIQGGTDKAFREKSAKELCRLDYDGFAIGGLSVGEANQDMYDTVEWTTQFMPEEKPRYLMGVGTPEDLVENVSRGVDMFDCVMPTRNARNGTLFTSFGKVNIKKAEYTTDAGPIDPECGCMVCQTYSRAYLRHLFRSREITYFRLATIHNLYYYLNLMKEMREAILEERFNDFKVTFYRKRGK; encoded by the coding sequence ATGCATTTTCAGATAGATAAAACCGACAGCAAGGCCAGAGCCTGCACCATAAAAACTGCCCACTCCACCATTCAGACACCTGTTTTCATGCCTGTGGGCACCGTCGGCGCCGTCAAGGCCCTCGATGCAACCGACCTTGCCACTTTCATCAAGCCGGAGATCATTTTAGGGAACACTTACCATCTCTACATTCGTCCCGGTGACGAGGTCATCAAAACCATGGGAAAGCTGCACGGTTTTACCAAATATCCCAAAAGCTTTCTGACCGATTCGGGAGGTTTCCAGGCTTTCTCGCTCTCAGACAACGTCAAGATCGATGAAGGCGGCATCACTTTTAGAAGTCACCTTGACGGCTCCAAGCACTACTTCACTCCCAAGAAGGTCATTGACATACAGAACAATCTCGGTTCTGATATCATGATGATCCTCGACGACCTGGTCGCATTGCCGGCAACACAGGAACGCATCAAAGCGAGTATCGAACGTACGACACGCTGGGCAGAGGAGTCCATCACCTACCACAGAGCGAACCAGAAAAAAGGGATCGGTGTCGACCAGAACATCTTTGCGATCATTCAGGGCGGAACGGACAAAGCTTTCAGAGAGAAGTCAGCCAAAGAACTCTGCAGGCTCGACTATGACGGTTTTGCCATTGGAGGATTGAGCGTGGGGGAAGCCAACCAGGATATGTACGATACTGTGGAATGGACCACGCAGTTCATGCCCGAGGAGAAACCGCGCTACCTCATGGGTGTGGGTACACCCGAGGACCTGGTGGAGAATGTCTCGAGAGGTGTAGATATGTTCGACTGTGTCATGCCGACAAGAAATGCAAGGAACGGAACGCTCTTTACCTCTTTTGGGAAAGTAAATATCAAGAAAGCGGAATACACGACCGATGCAGGCCCCATCGACCCGGAATGCGGCTGTATGGTCTGCCAAACCTACTCACGTGCCTACCTGAGACACCTCTTCCGTTCAAGGGAGATCACCTATTTCAGGCTGGCGACGATCCACAACCTGTATTATTATCTGAATTTGATGAAAGAGATGAGAGAAGCGATTCTTGAAGAACGCTTTAATGATTTCAAAGTAACGTTCTACAGGAAAAGAGGAAAGTAA
- a CDS encoding COG3400 family protein — MKNILILADGSIAKHFLEWVDKKRVAENHYYVTYYNDDVLPEKLGKNITLIKADPTSFSKLDKIMMEVKYTLVFIVMQDIDDTKYALNNIQLLDDKARIVLVNQWDEETVGEGLENVILLHVDDLIAAHLYDHLPNVPVVAQNVGLGQGEIMEVHVPFGSTYAFRHVGSILQRKWKIAAIYRNDKQIIPNNATMIRPNDTLLILGKPIVLNGVYKTINKRIGLFPEPFGRDLFLILDLRFDHDNALIYLKESIYLLEKLEEKKLYIRILYPNDFKLVEELKSYETENIIISTCYDDQDIKTLIEYDIQQYDIGLVLNSIERFESEDLKETLYELRKVVYLFGDDLLYNVKEAVVLMENEKEKMESISSTAFDISESLELKLSLCDFDPEGDFDSKKIIIEHYETLTHIFGMDIHIEQKIANPIRELDNMVDVLQIGAFEKELNTYNVMRLISTKVSDFLLTTKKHPKLLVPFALSEG; from the coding sequence ATGAAGAATATCCTTATACTCGCCGACGGCAGTATCGCCAAACATTTCCTGGAGTGGGTCGACAAGAAGAGGGTGGCGGAGAACCATTACTATGTCACCTACTACAATGATGATGTACTTCCTGAAAAACTGGGAAAGAATATTACACTGATCAAGGCAGATCCCACCAGTTTCTCCAAGCTTGACAAGATCATGATGGAAGTGAAGTATACTCTCGTTTTCATCGTCATGCAGGATATTGACGATACGAAATATGCGCTGAACAACATACAGCTTCTTGATGACAAAGCCAGAATAGTACTGGTGAACCAGTGGGATGAAGAGACAGTGGGAGAAGGGTTGGAGAATGTGATACTTCTCCATGTCGACGATCTGATAGCGGCACATCTGTATGACCATCTTCCCAATGTACCTGTCGTCGCCCAGAATGTCGGTTTGGGGCAGGGGGAGATCATGGAGGTCCATGTTCCGTTTGGAAGCACCTATGCCTTCAGACATGTGGGCTCCATTCTGCAGAGAAAATGGAAGATCGCTGCGATCTACCGTAACGACAAGCAGATTATCCCCAACAACGCCACGATGATACGCCCGAACGATACCCTGTTGATACTGGGAAAACCCATCGTGCTCAACGGCGTCTACAAGACCATCAACAAACGTATCGGTCTTTTCCCCGAACCATTCGGGCGGGATCTCTTCCTGATACTGGATCTTCGTTTTGACCATGACAATGCCCTGATCTATCTCAAAGAGAGTATCTACCTTCTGGAGAAATTGGAAGAAAAAAAACTCTATATACGCATTCTCTATCCCAATGACTTTAAACTGGTAGAAGAGCTTAAGAGCTATGAAACAGAAAATATCATCATCAGTACCTGTTATGATGATCAGGATATCAAAACGCTCATAGAGTATGACATCCAGCAATACGATATAGGACTGGTACTTAACAGTATAGAACGTTTTGAATCGGAAGACCTCAAAGAAACGCTGTATGAGCTTAGAAAAGTGGTTTATCTTTTCGGTGATGACCTGCTTTACAATGTCAAAGAAGCAGTGGTTTTGATGGAAAATGAAAAAGAAAAGATGGAATCCATCTCGTCCACGGCATTTGATATCTCCGAATCACTCGAACTCAAACTCTCTCTTTGTGATTTTGATCCGGAAGGTGATTTTGACAGCAAAAAGATCATCATCGAACACTACGAGACGCTGACACATATTTTTGGTATGGACATTCACATAGAACAGAAGATCGCCAATCCGATCAGAGAGTTGGACAATATGGTGGATGTACTCCAGATAGGCGCTTTTGAAAAAGAGCTGAACACATACAATGTCATGCGGCTGATCTCGACGAAGGTGAGCGACTTCCTGCTTACTACGAAAAAACACCCCAAACTTCTGGTGCCTTTTGCGCTGAGCGAGGGATGA